The DNA segment tcggcagagaaaccccccttttgatttcgagagaaaggttctgcggaagacttatggttctattcgacgcagtacccgccgggggaagcagaggaagaggaaaacctatactttgttggaaagaccaaggggcctattctgtaactcgattcgaaaatcaatttactcgaattcggattttttatattctgtaactcgattttcggattttcaagccaattttcgaataaaatattcgttagcttttgagttgcagaaagcaaaaacgaatattGTATGTTTTcattctggcacagggtggtgcCACTTTCGGataattataaagtagatccgaatttcgaatagaatacattttcgaatcgagatacagaatagggccccaggtggagaaggacctggcttcgcttggaatctccaattgtcgcCAGATTGCGAAAACGACctgtgcgctgttgtaaacacGGCTATAACGGCGTAAGCGGTGTATATTCCAGTAAAGAGGAAGAAGGTATCCTTTCGATACATTGTGGAAATAGAAGAAATGAGGcgacaaccacgcctacttcccataaatCACAGTTTAAAATTCTTTgtgattcttttactttaccGTATTTGAACGAGAGCCAATGAcgttaatttttcaaacatcATGACACCCAATATTTGGCACCCAAAACAAACAAGTCTTAACCATATTCCATATTTGattgtttaaattattatagACTAACAATAGCGTTTAATTCTCTTTCAGGAGCCTCTTTTTCCTCTGCGTTACACCGAACATACTCAATGGCTTCCACGTGTCTTCCTACACGCTACTGGGCCACTTACCCGAAGATCAATGGTGTGCCGTCGCCAATCTACAGTCGACCAATTGGACCGTGGAGCAACAGCGTAACATAGCACAAAACAATCTCAATAGAGATGGTTGCACCATATGGCAGTATGACTACCCGAAACTGGCGGCTATGACATACGAAGAGGCACTGCACTACACCACACAACAAACGGCGAACGGCAAGCCGGCAGAGATACCATGTAAAATGGAAGGTGAATACGCGTACTCAGATGCCGACACTACATTTGTGGCAGACTGGGATTTAGTATGTGATAATGCCATACAACGTACCACGGCGCAGGTTGCCATATCGTTGGGAAAATTTTTCGGCTCCTTCTCGTTTGGCATATTTGCGGATAGGTAAATATACATTGTCTCTTGTCGAAACTCGCTTATGTGGcggtatttaaattatttcgcAGATTTGGTCGTAAAACTGCCTTCAGTGTAGGCGCCATCCTTTACATTGTGGCGAGCTTATTATGCACATTTTCGCCCTGGTATCAGCTCTTCTTAGTGGGCCGCTTTGGTTTGGGTTCGGCCTCCTCGGCGCTCTTCTATCCCGCTTTTGCTAtgagtaaatatattttgtgtgtgtttgttgttttctacTTATTTCTAACGTCATTTTATTGCACATTGCAGTTGTGGAGAACGTGTGCCTGCGACATCGCTCCTGGATGTCGATCGCCTTTTCGGGCTCCTATCCGATTGGCTTGATCATGCTTGCGGTGATCGCATATCTGGTGCCACAATGGCGCTATGTGCAGTTGGCGCTCACAATGCCGGCGCTTTTGCTCATCTTTAATTGCTAGTGAGTCGGTCTTTGTTTGCAATATGTTTAATGTTGTGATAATTTTTGCTAGATTTTTATTAagtgtaattaaatttaataagatttttgacctttgcaattattaatatagattttttttattaattttgttttatgtttttctcGTTCAATTTCATACACGCTTGCTTTCTTTTTGGGAATACAAACACCGCTGCTGCCGTTATCGCTATTGCTctgcgcttttgttgttgttatgttatgttgctgccgctactgtaaattataaaaactctcgcacaaaatttttgttgttatattcaGTTTGATGAATGAATCGCCACGTTGGCTTATAACGAAGAAACGGTACGCGCAGGTCTACAGAATTTTGTTCAAAGAGGAATGCCATTATGAAATTCAGAAAGCGCCCATTGAAGCCATCACCGATAAGAAAGCCGTAAGTTCTTATATTACAAagctcttttgttgttgttattttgttattcTTAAGTTCCATTCATTTTGTATGCAGTAAATACCACATTTCGAACAATATgtgtattcatatacatatatgtatatatgtatatacatacatgttcgTGTGAAAGTAAAGGAAGTCCATTCACCCACATAGTGTTGTTAATTAATATAACACTTAGCATATTAATTCTTAAGCAACtactttcacttatttttataaattcacatatttacatattgtctgatcaaatttgactcggaaaCGCGCAAAATGGGAAGTTACcttcaatttttgcttcacATTAAGCGAGTTcattcttttcgctgtttggcgccaattggagattaagcagatccttctccaactggtctttccaacggagtggagctcttcctctgcttcccccggcgagtactgcgtcgaataccgtcagagctggagttttttTATCCATTCcgacgacatgacctaaccagcgtaggcgctatctcttaattcgctgaactactcgttccatcgaatgcggtattcgccgttgccaatgcgcaaagaaccagaaatcttctgcagaacctttctctcgaaaactcgtaacgccgactcattagatgt comes from the Bactrocera neohumeralis isolate Rockhampton chromosome 2, APGP_CSIRO_Bneo_wtdbg2-racon-allhic-juicebox.fasta_v2, whole genome shotgun sequence genome and includes:
- the LOC126759456 gene encoding organic cation transporter protein; its protein translation is MTAKLKSECSEKARETISEEKLKDLLTEQLERVGTGGAFVWSLFFLCVTPNILNGFHVSSYTLLGHLPEDQWCAVANLQSTNWTVEQQRNIAQNNLNRDGCTIWQYDYPKLAAMTYEEALHYTTQQTANGKPAEIPCKMEGEYAYSDADTTFVADWDLVCDNAIQRTTAQVAISLGKFFGSFSFGIFADRFGRKTAFSVGAILYIVASLLCTFSPWYQLFLVGRFGLGSASSALFYPAFAMIVENVCLRHRSWMSIAFSGSYPIGLIMLAVIAYLVPQWRYVQLALTMPALLLIFNCYLMNESPRWLITKKRYAQVYRILFKEECHYEIQKAPIEAITDKKAEAQPEPATTLWVKLREGPFKQFHELFGTWKVRRLIFTAYFMFCVTSLSYYVTALNAANMSVSRFIYVGITGIVDLPSYLLPVIMLRFTGRRMTTMSLFMLTGVALLMVLAVPSDNAVWIISFAMLGRFGITATYSIVTLYTAELFPTEIRNSALGTCSTWAHVGSISAPYVVDVLGLLGWYIPTTICGCLVLVAGLLTLTLPETSTHKLVDRVEEVPSESESSTEDNTTSTTVAKAKELENSNKI